The following proteins are encoded in a genomic region of Doryrhamphus excisus isolate RoL2022-K1 chromosome 6, RoL_Dexc_1.0, whole genome shotgun sequence:
- the LOC131131415 gene encoding uncharacterized protein LOC131131415 isoform X2, with the protein MDVLFGVLCFMVSTCLCFSPQSGYNEALGHSFKDDDSNNSYRRRPDPQTFSQFDSGASLDANQDFAAARHGVQDKWHRTEAGNNKQENNQHGDSGLQHPLDLLMKENTKDTSVEGISFPDMSDFKRLIETMKNSFLTPGQNLEHFQTARGLILNELVSASTEHSKEESVHDDDDDDDDKEEGEEEENDIWSGPQNGQSQKGVSFHVPSQVPDPALSTSGISPRMNKNSDHSRHYPGQKPYPSRSKNRQLPAKNSLSSTATYPPVKQVNPALSESANGSSIKFHNNQKTPSYSKSLNVKPPRGPIASWVYMPDGESKHRMTAAAPVTAKVKESGGIEVNPGVRQPVDFSAERHTVKIHAKDKAEDLHNGRFKSEKTHGVFKPSIYGSSNHKGLVRGYQPLLDVEKPDPHKHVLYTLNQETQKQLNNIPIPISQGFYSVQQVSNGYETSPTVGSKKLSRNFDKHNTTPGWYAAPQRQGSTRNGAQATKRHKLKHRNRIYRLPIHPMPTAWFQKRLPVYRDPKKALAFRTKYVLQSRSGYIRSKLSQTKSHYTPHQK; encoded by the exons ATGGATGTTCTGTTTGG GGTTCTTTGCTTTATGGTGTCGACCTGCCTTTGTTTTTCTCCTCAAAGCG GTTACAATGAAGCGCTTGGCCATTCTTTCAAGGATGATGACTCAAATAATAGCTATAGGAGACGACCTGATCCACAAACCTTCAGCCAGTTTGATTCTGGAGCATCTTTGGACGCAAACCAAGACTTTGCTGCTGCAAGACATGGAGTACAAGATAAGTGGCACCGGACAGAAGCAGGCAACAATAAGCAGGAGAACAACCAGCACGGTGATTCTGGCTTACAGCATCCATTAGACCTTCTAATGAAGGAGAACACCAAGGACACATCAGTAGAGGGCATCAGTTTTCCAGATATGAGCGATTTCAAGCGACTTATAGAAACAATGAAGAACTCCTTCTTGACTCCTGGACAAAACTTGGAGCATTTCCAGACAGCAAGGGGCCTTATTCTAAATGAACTTGTTTCTGCCTCTACTGAACATTCTAAAGAAGAGTCtgtccatgatgatgatgatgatgatgatgataaggaggagggtgaggaggaggagaatgaTATCTGGAGTGGACCACAGAATGGACAAAGCCAAAAGGGTGTCAGCTTTCACGTGCCAAGTCAAGTACCTGATCCTGCTCTCTCCACAAGCGGAATCTCTCCCAGGATGAACAAAAATAGCGACCATAGTAGACATTACCCTGGGCAAAAACCTTACCCGTCTCGGTCGAAAAACCGCCAACTTCCCGCGAAAAACTCATTAAGCAGCACTGCAACATACCCTCCAGTCAAGCAAGTCAACCCTGCATTAAGTGAATCAGCCAATGGAAGTTCTATCAAGTTTCATAACAATCAAAAGACTCCATCTTACAGCAAAAGTCTTAACGTCAAACCCCCAAGAGGTCCTATAGCATCATGGGTCTACATGCCGGATGGAGAGTCCAAGCATAGAATGACAGCAGCAGCGCCGGTGACTGCCAAAGTGAAAGAATCTGGGGGCATAGAAGTCAACCCTGGGGTACGCCAACCTGTTGATTTCTCAGCAGAAAGACACACAGTGAAGATCCATGCAAAGGACAAGGCAGAGGACCTTCATAATGGACGGTTTAAAAGTGAGAAGACACATGGTGTGTTTAAACCTTCCATTTATGGTTCAAGCAATCATAAAGGTCTTGTCAGAGGTTATCAACCGCTTCTTGATGTGGAGAAACCAGATCCCCACAAGCATGTTTTGTATACTCTTAAtcaagaaacacaaaaacagctaaataaTATTCCAATTCCTATTTCTCAGGGGTTCTATTCAGTCCAGCAGGTCAGTAATGGCTATGAAACTTCTCCAACTGTTGGATCCAAAAAATTGTCCAGGAATTTTGACAAGCACAACACAACCCCTGGGTGGTATGCTGCACCGCAAAGACAAGGATCTACCAGAAATGGCGCTCAAGCAACCAAACGACATAAACTGAAACATCGTAACAGGATCTACCGACTGCCTATTCATCCAATGCCAACCGCATGGTTCCAAAAAAGACTTCCTGTTTACAGAGACCCAAAGAAGGCCTTAGCATTTAGGACGAAATATGTCCTCCAGTCCAGAAGCGGCTACATCAGGAGTAAACTATCTCAAACCAAAAGCCACTACACACCACACCAAAAGTGA
- the LOC131131415 gene encoding uncharacterized protein LOC131131415 isoform X1 yields the protein MDVLFGVLCFMVSTCLCFSPQSGYNEALGHSFKDDDSNNSYRRRPDPQTFSQFDSGASLDANQDFAAARHGVQDKWHRTEAGNNKQENNQHGDSGLQHPLDLLMKENTKDTSVEGISFPDMSDFKRLIETMKNSFLTPGQNLEHFQTARGLILNELVSASTEHSKEESVHDDDDDDDDKEEGEEEENDIWSGPQNGQSQKGVSFHVPSQVPDPALSTSGISPRMNKNSDHSRHYPGQKPYPSRSKNRQLPAKNSLSSTATYPPVKQVNPALSESANGSSIKFHNNQKTPSYSKSLNVKPPRGPIASWVYMPDGESKHRMTAAAPVTAKVKESGGIEVNPGVRQPVDFSAERHTVKIHAKDKAEDLHNGRFKSEKTHGVFKPSIYGSSNHKGLVRGYQPLLDVEKPDPHKHVLYTLNQETQKQLNNIPIPISQGFYSVQQVSNGYETSPTVGSKKLSRNFDKHNTTPGWYAAPQRQGSTRNGAQATKRHKLKHRNRIYRLPIHPMPTAWFQKRLPVYRDPKKALAFRTKYVLQSRSGYIRSKLSQTKSHYTPHQKFMF from the exons ATGGATGTTCTGTTTGG GGTTCTTTGCTTTATGGTGTCGACCTGCCTTTGTTTTTCTCCTCAAAGCG GTTACAATGAAGCGCTTGGCCATTCTTTCAAGGATGATGACTCAAATAATAGCTATAGGAGACGACCTGATCCACAAACCTTCAGCCAGTTTGATTCTGGAGCATCTTTGGACGCAAACCAAGACTTTGCTGCTGCAAGACATGGAGTACAAGATAAGTGGCACCGGACAGAAGCAGGCAACAATAAGCAGGAGAACAACCAGCACGGTGATTCTGGCTTACAGCATCCATTAGACCTTCTAATGAAGGAGAACACCAAGGACACATCAGTAGAGGGCATCAGTTTTCCAGATATGAGCGATTTCAAGCGACTTATAGAAACAATGAAGAACTCCTTCTTGACTCCTGGACAAAACTTGGAGCATTTCCAGACAGCAAGGGGCCTTATTCTAAATGAACTTGTTTCTGCCTCTACTGAACATTCTAAAGAAGAGTCtgtccatgatgatgatgatgatgatgatgataaggaggagggtgaggaggaggagaatgaTATCTGGAGTGGACCACAGAATGGACAAAGCCAAAAGGGTGTCAGCTTTCACGTGCCAAGTCAAGTACCTGATCCTGCTCTCTCCACAAGCGGAATCTCTCCCAGGATGAACAAAAATAGCGACCATAGTAGACATTACCCTGGGCAAAAACCTTACCCGTCTCGGTCGAAAAACCGCCAACTTCCCGCGAAAAACTCATTAAGCAGCACTGCAACATACCCTCCAGTCAAGCAAGTCAACCCTGCATTAAGTGAATCAGCCAATGGAAGTTCTATCAAGTTTCATAACAATCAAAAGACTCCATCTTACAGCAAAAGTCTTAACGTCAAACCCCCAAGAGGTCCTATAGCATCATGGGTCTACATGCCGGATGGAGAGTCCAAGCATAGAATGACAGCAGCAGCGCCGGTGACTGCCAAAGTGAAAGAATCTGGGGGCATAGAAGTCAACCCTGGGGTACGCCAACCTGTTGATTTCTCAGCAGAAAGACACACAGTGAAGATCCATGCAAAGGACAAGGCAGAGGACCTTCATAATGGACGGTTTAAAAGTGAGAAGACACATGGTGTGTTTAAACCTTCCATTTATGGTTCAAGCAATCATAAAGGTCTTGTCAGAGGTTATCAACCGCTTCTTGATGTGGAGAAACCAGATCCCCACAAGCATGTTTTGTATACTCTTAAtcaagaaacacaaaaacagctaaataaTATTCCAATTCCTATTTCTCAGGGGTTCTATTCAGTCCAGCAGGTCAGTAATGGCTATGAAACTTCTCCAACTGTTGGATCCAAAAAATTGTCCAGGAATTTTGACAAGCACAACACAACCCCTGGGTGGTATGCTGCACCGCAAAGACAAGGATCTACCAGAAATGGCGCTCAAGCAACCAAACGACATAAACTGAAACATCGTAACAGGATCTACCGACTGCCTATTCATCCAATGCCAACCGCATGGTTCCAAAAAAGACTTCCTGTTTACAGAGACCCAAAGAAGGCCTTAGCATTTAGGACGAAATATGTCCTCCAGTCCAGAAGCGGCTACATCAGGAGTAAACTATCTCAAACCAAAAGCCACTACACACCACACCAAAA GTTTATGTTTTGA
- the LOC131131415 gene encoding uncharacterized protein LOC131131415 isoform X3, translated as MDVLFGVLCFMVSTCLCFSPQSGYNEALGHSFKDDDSNNSYRRRPDPQTFSQFDSGASLDANQDFAAARHGVQDKWHRTEAGNNKQENNQHGDSGLQHPLDLLMKENTKDTSVEGISFPDMSDFKRLIETMKNSFLTPGQNLEHFQTARGLILNELVSASTEHSKEESVHDDDDDDDDKEEGEEEENDIWSGPQNGQSQKGVSFHVPSQVPDPALSTSGISPRMNKNSDHSRHYPGQKPYPSRSKNRQLPAKNSLSSTATYPPVKQVNPALSESANGSSIKFHNNQKTPSYSKSLNVKPPRGPIASWVYMPDGESKHRMTAAAPVTAKVKESGGIEVNPGVRQPVDFSAERHTVKIHAKDKAEDLHNGRFKSEKTHGVLFSPAGQ; from the exons ATGGATGTTCTGTTTGG GGTTCTTTGCTTTATGGTGTCGACCTGCCTTTGTTTTTCTCCTCAAAGCG GTTACAATGAAGCGCTTGGCCATTCTTTCAAGGATGATGACTCAAATAATAGCTATAGGAGACGACCTGATCCACAAACCTTCAGCCAGTTTGATTCTGGAGCATCTTTGGACGCAAACCAAGACTTTGCTGCTGCAAGACATGGAGTACAAGATAAGTGGCACCGGACAGAAGCAGGCAACAATAAGCAGGAGAACAACCAGCACGGTGATTCTGGCTTACAGCATCCATTAGACCTTCTAATGAAGGAGAACACCAAGGACACATCAGTAGAGGGCATCAGTTTTCCAGATATGAGCGATTTCAAGCGACTTATAGAAACAATGAAGAACTCCTTCTTGACTCCTGGACAAAACTTGGAGCATTTCCAGACAGCAAGGGGCCTTATTCTAAATGAACTTGTTTCTGCCTCTACTGAACATTCTAAAGAAGAGTCtgtccatgatgatgatgatgatgatgatgataaggaggagggtgaggaggaggagaatgaTATCTGGAGTGGACCACAGAATGGACAAAGCCAAAAGGGTGTCAGCTTTCACGTGCCAAGTCAAGTACCTGATCCTGCTCTCTCCACAAGCGGAATCTCTCCCAGGATGAACAAAAATAGCGACCATAGTAGACATTACCCTGGGCAAAAACCTTACCCGTCTCGGTCGAAAAACCGCCAACTTCCCGCGAAAAACTCATTAAGCAGCACTGCAACATACCCTCCAGTCAAGCAAGTCAACCCTGCATTAAGTGAATCAGCCAATGGAAGTTCTATCAAGTTTCATAACAATCAAAAGACTCCATCTTACAGCAAAAGTCTTAACGTCAAACCCCCAAGAGGTCCTATAGCATCATGGGTCTACATGCCGGATGGAGAGTCCAAGCATAGAATGACAGCAGCAGCGCCGGTGACTGCCAAAGTGAAAGAATCTGGGGGCATAGAAGTCAACCCTGGGGTACGCCAACCTGTTGATTTCTCAGCAGAAAGACACACAGTGAAGATCCATGCAAAGGACAAGGCAGAGGACCTTCATAATGGACGGTTTAAAAGTGAGAAGACACATG GGGTTCTATTCAGTCCAGCAGGTCAGTAA